The following proteins are co-located in the Paraphotobacterium marinum genome:
- a CDS encoding two component system response regulator has translation MSKTKTLIVDDHIFVAHGIKEFLEKFDFIEVIGVCENGLDVYNWCVKHKPNLVLLDLGLPGMRGLDVITKLKKRWPKLKIICVSATTDESKIKEALDSGASGYVLKISKQYTLHNAIESVLKNQIFIDPEINVSVLKKENENKEQVKLTTRESQVLKLIYEGKKNREIAEHLLISLKTVESHRLNLMRKLDAHNAIDLIKWAKRLGF, from the coding sequence ATGTCAAAAACAAAGACTCTTATTGTAGATGATCATATTTTTGTGGCTCATGGAATAAAAGAGTTTCTTGAAAAGTTTGATTTTATTGAGGTCATAGGTGTTTGTGAAAATGGTTTAGATGTTTACAATTGGTGTGTTAAGCATAAACCTAATCTTGTTCTCCTTGATCTTGGTTTACCAGGAATGAGAGGCTTAGATGTCATTACAAAATTAAAGAAAAGATGGCCTAAGTTAAAAATAATTTGTGTAAGTGCTACAACAGATGAATCGAAGATTAAAGAAGCATTAGATTCTGGGGCTTCAGGCTATGTCCTTAAAATAAGCAAACAATATACTTTGCATAATGCCATTGAATCTGTATTAAAAAACCAGATATTCATTGATCCTGAAATAAATGTAAGTGTTTTAAAAAAAGAAAATGAAAATAAAGAACAAGTTAAATTAACGACAAGAGAATCTCAAGTTTTGAAATTAATTTATGAAGGAAAAAAGAATAGAGAAATTGCAGAGCACCTTTTAATTAGTCTAAAAACAGTTGAGTCTCACAGATTAAATCTAATGCGCAAACTTGATGCACATAATGCAATTGATTTGATTAAATGGGCAAAAAGACTTGGTTTTTAA
- a CDS encoding hybrid sensor histidine kinase/response regulator, whose protein sequence is MKSFNITNSKIIFKVILSSAVIWLFTQLFTIYHYFNTDSFRLDNIQAENLKLASLQSKIDNLKFKVAESDLLKFAKIIQYADENDKKISSSKELIDAPLPCNFKLYALKKDFYWQKVNQHNKIYKSIDNKLLELVSYNITLTSYNKYNGIFVYSPKDKRMLLTSLNFCAQKSSVGSSFFNPQNIEQIIKKNNLSLSKSNAQNHTLVWGVPIRHGKENSWDIPLIQKVNSVRFGQVYIGVYLPYTFINNSFQHQQPNSFVVIANKVNNQILPFNKLPIDTKKFYSIMSKDNKHNETTKNHIFQNDGYLVSESYYNKSPWKLILIEYIGSDLKINIKQILTYLPSLLIGLLFLSIILYVILYKNFTLPLINLVQLIKQKKETSQDNNLIKDNLILREFNQTYNELVQQIKNHNINLEKK, encoded by the coding sequence ATGAAATCATTCAATATAACTAATTCAAAAATAATCTTTAAAGTTATCTTATCTAGTGCAGTAATATGGCTCTTTACTCAATTATTTACGATTTATCACTACTTTAATACAGATAGTTTTAGATTAGATAATATACAAGCTGAAAATTTGAAACTGGCTAGTCTCCAATCTAAAATTGATAACCTTAAATTTAAAGTTGCAGAAAGTGATCTCTTAAAATTTGCAAAAATTATACAATATGCAGATGAAAATGATAAAAAGATTAGTAGTTCTAAAGAACTTATTGATGCTCCTCTACCTTGTAACTTTAAGCTATACGCCTTAAAAAAAGATTTTTATTGGCAAAAAGTAAATCAACATAATAAAATTTATAAAAGCATAGATAATAAACTTTTAGAGCTTGTTAGTTATAACATAACTTTAACTTCCTACAATAAATATAATGGAATTTTTGTTTATAGTCCAAAAGATAAACGAATGCTTCTAACTTCTTTGAATTTTTGCGCACAAAAAAGTTCGGTAGGATCGAGTTTTTTTAACCCACAAAATATTGAACAGATAATCAAAAAAAATAATCTTAGTCTAAGTAAAAGCAATGCTCAAAATCACACCTTAGTTTGGGGAGTACCCATACGTCATGGAAAAGAAAATTCATGGGATATTCCATTAATACAAAAAGTGAATAGTGTAAGATTTGGACAGGTATATATAGGTGTTTATTTACCCTATACTTTCATAAATAATTCATTTCAACATCAACAACCAAATTCGTTTGTTGTAATTGCAAATAAAGTAAATAATCAAATACTTCCTTTTAATAAGTTACCTATCGATACTAAGAAGTTTTATTCAATAATGAGTAAAGATAATAAGCATAATGAAACCACAAAAAATCATATATTCCAAAATGATGGTTATTTGGTATCTGAAAGTTATTATAACAAATCACCATGGAAATTAATCTTAATTGAATACATAGGCTCAGATTTAAAAATAAATATCAAACAAATATTAACTTATTTACCATCTCTTTTAATTGGACTCTTATTTTTATCTATAATACTGTATGTAATTCTTTATAAAAACTTCACTCTACCACTTATAAACTTAGTTCAGTTAATAAAACAAAAGAAAGAAACATCACAGGATAATAATTTAATTAAAGATAATCTTATTTTAAGAGAGTTTAATCAAACTTATAATGAACTTGTACAACAAATTAAAAACCATAATATAAATTTAGAAAAAAAATAA
- a CDS encoding EexN family lipoprotein, producing MMNKIKFAVFSFFLLMLTGCSKSVDYYMKHPDEARSKAETCRWKHNDSSECVNALTAVKKLDQKTFNDFFGEIFDDGDKDKNKQKNKD from the coding sequence ATGATGAATAAAATAAAGTTTGCGGTGTTTTCTTTTTTTCTGTTAATGCTAACTGGCTGCTCAAAGTCAGTAGATTATTATATGAAGCATCCAGATGAAGCAAGAAGCAAAGCCGAAACATGTCGATGGAAACATAATGACTCTTCAGAGTGTGTAAATGCTTTAACCGCAGTAAAAAAACTGGATCAAAAGACATTTAATGACTTTTTTGGTGAAATTTTTGACGATGGCGATAAGGATAAAAATAAACAAAAAAATAAAGATTAA
- a CDS encoding MFS transporter produces MFIASYFASYELVLFSIIIFAFGSGCVLSMAPVGALYVFPSLKGQAAAMYGSLQMLGVFVITFIATHLTNSIEMMATLLSCISILGLIVLTMHKLPKKIKHET; encoded by the coding sequence ATGTTTATTGCATCATATTTTGCATCATATGAATTAGTGCTATTTAGTATTATTATCTTTGCATTTGGCTCTGGATGTGTTCTGTCTATGGCTCCTGTTGGGGCTCTTTATGTTTTTCCAAGCTTAAAAGGACAGGCAGCTGCAATGTATGGAAGCCTTCAAATGCTTGGAGTTTTTGTTATAACCTTTATAGCGACCCACTTGACAAACTCTATAGAAATGATGGCTACACTTCTTTCTTGTATTTCAATTTTAGGTTTGATTGTATTAACTATGCATAAGTTACCAAAAAAAATTAAGCATGAAACTTAA
- a CDS encoding LytR/AlgR family response regulator transcription factor, with protein sequence MNPEISEIFVKKRDRELFIDVQNILYFQSSGNYMEFSNGEELFSVRSTTKEIANRLPRAFIQIHRSSIVNLTKISHVSTKQPSNKVFVSLTNGESFTVSRSYQKKFKDIWKNMKVTHEK encoded by the coding sequence ATGAATCCTGAAATTTCAGAAATTTTTGTAAAAAAAAGAGACAGAGAACTGTTTATTGATGTACAAAATATTTTATATTTTCAATCTTCAGGAAATTATATGGAATTTAGTAATGGAGAAGAACTTTTTTCAGTTAGAAGCACCACTAAAGAGATAGCAAATAGACTTCCTAGAGCTTTCATTCAAATCCATCGATCGTCTATAGTAAATCTAACAAAAATTAGTCATGTCTCCACAAAACAGCCCTCAAACAAAGTTTTTGTTAGTTTAACGAATGGCGAAAGCTTTACAGTTTCAAGATCGTACCAAAAAAAGTTTAAAGATATTTGGAAAAATATGAAGGTTACTCATGAAAAATAA
- a CDS encoding MFS transporter, with the protein MNNLKNTFIVSTALMLEWLEFGMYGYAGVYLSKTFFSHSTITQGYFFVFAIFAISYFMRPIGGVIISHFSDKYGRLRAIKGCVALMSIPLLVIAILPGYNDWGSISCFVLLFARMLQGFSLGGQITGALVLISESALPENRSLLVSFAVSAQQLGVCLAGFMISFSSLFFTAHNFQSYGWRLGFILCFITAIVSYKLLNQAIESIYFKNIENKNKILDYPVLGCLKKDYLGMLRVIILLAFAGVTYFMVSVYMMNHFIVINDIKQKYTPISIIFMTTLATIPAIILPPFIGSLCDKIGRKPLLFLSTTLITIAMPFFFYISNEHNLLSFIISTSIMLSLNVIFMVASQTYFTEIFPTKYRHSALALSCNVAQAFFAGITPILSFYLSNRFGDFAPSYYFYIIAMITFLTCFFLVETKTENAFETILVK; encoded by the coding sequence ATGAATAACTTAAAAAATACATTTATAGTTAGTACAGCTTTGATGCTAGAGTGGCTTGAATTTGGAATGTATGGATATGCTGGGGTATATTTATCTAAAACATTTTTTAGTCACTCTACTATTACCCAAGGATATTTTTTTGTTTTTGCTATTTTTGCAATAAGCTACTTTATGCGACCAATAGGTGGTGTGATAATTAGTCACTTTAGTGATAAATATGGCCGATTAAGAGCTATTAAAGGTTGTGTTGCACTTATGAGTATCCCTCTTTTAGTTATTGCCATTCTTCCAGGGTACAATGACTGGGGTTCTATATCATGTTTTGTTTTACTGTTCGCTAGAATGCTTCAGGGTTTTTCGTTAGGGGGGCAAATAACAGGTGCATTAGTTTTAATATCAGAGAGTGCATTGCCAGAAAATAGATCTTTATTAGTTTCATTCGCTGTTTCAGCTCAACAATTAGGTGTTTGTTTAGCTGGATTTATGATTTCTTTTAGTTCACTCTTTTTTACAGCACATAATTTTCAAAGTTACGGTTGGCGATTGGGATTTATTTTATGTTTTATAACAGCAATAGTGTCTTATAAGTTATTAAATCAAGCCATTGAATCTATTTATTTTAAAAATATTGAAAACAAAAATAAAATATTGGATTATCCAGTCTTAGGATGCTTAAAAAAAGATTACTTAGGAATGTTAAGAGTTATTATTTTATTAGCTTTTGCTGGTGTGACCTATTTTATGGTAAGTGTCTATATGATGAACCACTTCATAGTTATTAATGATATTAAACAAAAGTACACACCTATATCTATTATATTTATGACTACGTTAGCTACTATTCCTGCAATTATTTTACCTCCATTTATCGGGAGCTTGTGTGACAAAATCGGAAGAAAGCCATTATTATTTTTATCTACTACTTTGATTACGATAGCAATGCCTTTCTTTTTTTATATTTCAAATGAGCACAATTTATTATCATTTATTATTAGTACTTCAATAATGTTATCATTAAATGTGATCTTTATGGTTGCTAGTCAAACCTATTTTACGGAAATTTTTCCAACTAAATATCGCCACAGCGCTTTAGCCTTGAGTTGTAATGTAGCACAAGCTTTTTTTGCTGGAATTACGCCAATATTATCTTTTTATTTAAGCAATAGATTTGGAGACTTTGCACCAAGTTATTACTTTTATATTATTGCAATGATTACATTTTTAACATGTTTCTTTTTGGTAGAAACTAAAACAGAAAATGCCTTTGAAACAATTTTAGTTAAATAG
- a CDS encoding MFS transporter produces the protein MSTIKIILLSVLMASAYFFASDMYAPSLPSMAKALQVSATTAQQTVTDFLIAFSLIQIFIGPLSERFGRRYIALLSSILFFIGAIFCLLSYNLNMLIIGRILQGFAAGSLFLLARVIMQDSFDKEKLTSLLTWTGILFMTLPALTPTLGGFLEHYYGWKGSFFFMVLQSILIFILLVFFLKETNLNKNMDAHKPKKIFNDYKQIIKNFTFLTYTLFAVISVSGILVFYLMGSFIAIQTFHISPKIYGLSSLILISSSISGRFFTLNFLKKKFSEYYCFL, from the coding sequence ATGTCTACGATTAAAATCATACTATTAAGTGTTCTCATGGCTAGCGCTTACTTTTTTGCATCTGACATGTATGCTCCCAGCTTACCCTCCATGGCAAAAGCTCTTCAAGTTTCCGCCACTACAGCACAACAAACTGTCACTGATTTTTTAATCGCGTTTTCATTAATACAAATTTTTATTGGTCCATTATCCGAAAGATTTGGTAGAAGATATATTGCACTCCTCTCTTCTATTCTTTTTTTTATAGGAGCAATATTTTGTTTATTATCCTACAACCTAAATATGCTGATTATTGGAAGAATCTTGCAAGGTTTTGCAGCAGGTAGCTTATTTCTATTAGCTCGAGTCATAATGCAAGACTCTTTTGATAAAGAAAAATTAACCAGCTTATTAACATGGACTGGCATACTCTTTATGACACTCCCTGCACTTACTCCAACCTTGGGAGGATTTTTAGAACACTATTATGGCTGGAAGGGAAGCTTTTTCTTTATGGTATTACAATCTATCCTAATTTTTATATTACTCGTCTTTTTTTTAAAAGAGACCAATTTGAATAAAAACATGGATGCGCATAAACCAAAGAAGATTTTTAATGATTATAAACAAATCATAAAAAACTTTACTTTTTTAACCTATACACTGTTTGCGGTCATATCCGTATCTGGTATTCTTGTTTTTTATTTAATGGGATCTTTCATTGCCATCCAAACTTTTCATATTTCTCCTAAAATATATGGTTTATCTTCGCTAATTCTTATATCCAGCAGTATTTCCGGACGTTTTTTTACTTTAAATTTTTTGAAAAAGAAGTTCTCAGAATATTATTGTTTTTTATAG
- a CDS encoding porin — protein MKKILFALGLTSLITSVSHGATIYDQDGTSLSIGGFVEARMQFNQAPNAINIENNQFSTVNNSISNANDDSRFRVSFNGKSVIKDDLYAIGSSEIEFVGKGIHQVRKIYAGIGGDFGTLTYGKQFGALGAISNFTDIMPNNGDTAANRITTANRVANTLKYQKNLDQLSLITTYHGKQSTVDTVGQGFAGSLVYNPIDAGVSLGLGYAYERDNVNPYKVNDGVQRLNSYNTMAGLSYNTDNLYLGLLGSAGKHLTTGYYLGDQTLGLTNLDDTVFGPGFSSPNIIVNGNPTPLTNVDIGSAKYWGAEAAIAYSIEKWTLQAVYNYGQYLDFNDNNSNGGYLKKVTTLTQKNNPTYANNADFALKYNFNAHFLSYIEYQNDFLKKNEQYYQGNNVWIGGKYSF, from the coding sequence GTGAAAAAAATTTTATTTGCATTAGGGTTAACTAGTCTAATAACGTCAGTATCTCATGGTGCTACTATTTATGATCAAGATGGGACATCATTATCAATTGGTGGCTTTGTTGAAGCCAGAATGCAATTTAATCAAGCACCAAATGCAATAAATATAGAGAACAACCAATTTAGTACAGTGAATAATTCAATTTCAAATGCTAATGATGATTCAAGGTTTAGAGTTTCGTTTAATGGAAAATCCGTTATTAAAGATGATCTATATGCGATAGGATCGTCAGAAATAGAGTTTGTTGGTAAAGGCATTCACCAAGTCAGAAAAATTTATGCCGGAATCGGCGGAGATTTTGGTACTCTTACTTATGGTAAACAATTTGGCGCGCTTGGTGCTATAAGTAATTTTACGGATATTATGCCCAACAATGGTGATACTGCAGCCAATAGAATTACAACTGCTAATAGAGTTGCAAATACTTTAAAATATCAAAAGAATTTAGATCAACTTTCCTTAATAACAACCTATCATGGTAAACAGTCGACAGTAGATACAGTAGGTCAGGGTTTTGCTGGATCATTGGTCTACAACCCAATTGATGCAGGAGTATCTTTGGGGTTAGGTTATGCCTATGAACGAGATAATGTTAACCCATATAAAGTAAATGATGGGGTTCAACGATTGAACTCATACAATACAATGGCCGGACTTTCATATAACACTGATAATCTTTATTTAGGTTTATTAGGATCAGCTGGTAAACATCTAACCACAGGATACTATTTAGGTGATCAAACATTGGGCCTCACGAACCTTGATGATACAGTTTTTGGTCCTGGCTTTTCTTCACCTAACATTATTGTTAACGGAAATCCAACTCCTTTGACAAATGTTGATATTGGTTCAGCAAAATACTGGGGAGCTGAAGCAGCAATTGCTTATTCTATTGAAAAGTGGACATTACAAGCAGTTTATAACTATGGTCAATATCTAGATTTTAACGATAACAATTCAAATGGAGGTTACCTTAAAAAAGTAACAACATTAACTCAAAAAAATAATCCAACATATGCAAACAATGCTGATTTTGCTTTGAAATATAACTTTAATGCTCACTTCCTATCCTACATAGAATATCAGAATGACTTTCTGAAAAAAAATGAGCAATATTACCAAGGTAATAATGTTTGGATAGGAGGTAAGTATTCATTTTAA
- a CDS encoding GNAT family N-acetyltransferase, with product MIFFKDIVLRKAKDNELDELYNLETQNIEWTKFNGPYFGYKKPSLEEYNNNTFKKLQLGKTHLVIEYNKVIIGVVSYYWECEDTRWLEAGIVIYNNNCWGKQLGKKVMIAWVSNLFESLNSIERIGLTTWSGNKRMMKCAESIGFQLEGRIRKVRYYNGVFYDSMKYGVLREEWAKYEYNVFL from the coding sequence ATGATCTTTTTTAAAGATATCGTATTGAGAAAAGCAAAAGATAACGAGTTAGATGAACTGTATAACCTTGAAACTCAAAATATAGAATGGACTAAATTTAATGGACCGTATTTTGGTTATAAAAAACCTAGCTTAGAAGAATATAATAATAACACTTTTAAAAAGTTGCAGTTAGGTAAAACACATTTAGTTATTGAGTACAACAAAGTAATTATAGGGGTTGTTTCTTATTATTGGGAATGTGAAGATACAAGATGGCTTGAAGCAGGTATAGTGATTTATAATAATAATTGTTGGGGAAAGCAATTAGGCAAAAAAGTAATGATAGCTTGGGTATCCAACTTATTTGAATCGCTTAATAGTATTGAACGAATTGGACTAACCACATGGTCAGGCAATAAAAGAATGATGAAATGTGCAGAGTCAATCGGTTTTCAGTTAGAAGGGCGAATTAGAAAAGTTAGATATTATAACGGTGTTTTTTATGACTCTATGAAATATGGAGTTTTAAGAGAAGAATGGGCTAAATACGAATATAATGTTTTTTTATAA
- a CDS encoding GIY-YIG nuclease family protein has translation MIEKIYTTKKYFDIDDLSNIPQSSGVYLFWSNSANYPKYIGKSINLKKRVKQHFYQSKKNLKEKKITSNICGIECIETDGELSALLLESKLIKALNPLMNRLLKKNKALHSFILNEDSDIQIKTFSHSNEENFFNKNLYGLYKSPKQAEEHLRKIANKENLCWKLTGLEKCKNACFNFQIKKCLGACIGKENSSVHFQRLKKALENLQTGVWPKNKIVKINEHQTKHIIINWKYCGTEYNQVDPNNLKFNYDEFKIIYSYFVKNKIILF, from the coding sequence ATGATTGAAAAAATATACACTACAAAAAAATATTTTGACATTGATGATCTTTCAAATATCCCACAATCTAGTGGCGTTTATTTATTTTGGAGTAATTCTGCAAATTATCCAAAATATATTGGAAAGAGTATCAATCTCAAAAAAAGAGTAAAACAACACTTTTACCAGTCTAAGAAGAACTTGAAAGAAAAAAAAATAACTTCAAATATTTGTGGAATTGAGTGTATCGAAACTGATGGAGAGCTAAGCGCTTTGCTTCTAGAGTCAAAACTTATTAAAGCATTAAATCCGCTTATGAATCGATTACTAAAAAAGAATAAAGCACTTCACTCCTTTATTCTTAATGAAGATAGTGATATTCAAATTAAAACTTTCTCTCATTCTAATGAAGAAAATTTTTTCAATAAGAATCTTTACGGACTTTATAAGTCACCAAAACAAGCTGAAGAACATTTAAGGAAAATAGCTAATAAAGAAAATTTATGTTGGAAGTTAACTGGTCTAGAAAAGTGTAAAAATGCATGTTTTAATTTTCAGATAAAAAAGTGTTTAGGGGCTTGTATAGGTAAAGAAAATTCAAGTGTACATTTTCAACGTTTAAAAAAAGCACTTGAAAACCTTCAAACTGGTGTTTGGCCTAAAAACAAAATAGTTAAAATTAATGAACATCAGACCAAACACATTATTATTAATTGGAAGTATTGTGGAACAGAATATAACCAAGTAGATCCAAATAATCTAAAGTTTAATTATGATGAGTTTAAAATTATTTATAGTTACTTTGTGAAAAACAAAATCATTTTATTTTAA
- a CDS encoding ATP-binding protein, producing MEKAKAIAELSNIRINQEINILNHELRTPLSSLMAASELISYKENSHKKFLIKTIKQSSSILQDHLNNLIENRKIEAGNFSIKLKQTNIKQLIEDCGLIFYTNPDNRKRKFSVFISNDGMPESIMTDPVKIRQILINLISNAIKFSQQGPILINLSRHENNLYISITDQGIGIKKSSQKHIFEAYSRENDKIAGTGLGLAISSKTANLLKGQITVKSEYGKGSTFTLKIPIILPKFNKDVIGKKSVNAPYYLWKQLNEWGFKTHINNSSSQNLSDPIYLFTPFSLYLDALNLSHHKKTFIQKNNLRHHYRLKILLVDDFEINLEIFSLMLKSLGHDVQRANTGYKALQMGSENIYDVVFMDIRMKDLDGVQTTQKWKENQNILDNNTPIVALTADTLDIKKYQEKNIFFQIASKPIDRTMFEKIIKDVIDFQKNVVLNCL from the coding sequence TTGGAAAAAGCAAAGGCCATTGCAGAACTTTCAAATATCCGTATAAATCAAGAGATTAATATATTAAATCACGAGTTAAGGACACCGCTCAGTAGTTTAATGGCAGCTTCTGAACTTATCTCTTACAAAGAAAACAGTCATAAAAAATTCTTAATAAAAACTATTAAACAAAGCTCCTCAATTTTACAAGATCATTTAAATAACCTCATAGAAAATAGAAAGATAGAAGCTGGGAATTTTTCCATTAAATTAAAACAAACTAATATTAAGCAGTTAATTGAAGATTGTGGTTTAATCTTCTATACAAACCCCGATAACCGCAAAAGAAAGTTTAGTGTCTTTATATCTAATGATGGTATGCCTGAAAGCATAATGACCGATCCAGTTAAAATCCGTCAAATTTTAATTAATTTAATCAGTAATGCCATTAAATTTTCTCAACAAGGTCCTATCTTAATAAATTTATCTAGACATGAAAATAATTTATATATTTCAATTACTGATCAGGGCATTGGCATAAAAAAAAGTTCGCAAAAACATATTTTCGAAGCATATTCTAGAGAAAACGATAAAATAGCAGGAACTGGTTTAGGGCTTGCTATATCAAGTAAAACGGCAAATTTACTTAAAGGCCAGATTACAGTAAAAAGTGAATATGGAAAGGGATCAACATTTACACTAAAAATTCCGATTATATTACCTAAGTTTAATAAAGATGTGATTGGAAAAAAATCTGTTAATGCACCCTACTATTTATGGAAACAACTTAATGAATGGGGATTTAAAACCCATATAAATAATTCAAGCTCGCAGAACCTTTCTGATCCTATCTATTTGTTTACCCCGTTTTCTCTTTATTTAGATGCACTAAATTTAAGTCATCATAAAAAAACATTTATTCAAAAAAATAACTTAAGACACCATTACAGATTAAAAATTCTCTTAGTCGATGATTTTGAAATTAATCTTGAAATTTTTAGTTTAATGCTTAAATCACTTGGTCATGATGTTCAAAGAGCAAACACAGGCTACAAAGCTTTACAGATGGGGAGTGAAAATATTTATGACGTAGTTTTTATGGACATCAGAATGAAGGATCTAGATGGTGTACAAACAACTCAAAAGTGGAAAGAAAATCAAAATATTTTAGATAATAACACACCCATTGTAGCATTAACTGCTGATACTCTTGATATTAAAAAATATCAAGAAAAAAACATATTTTTTCAAATTGCTTCTAAGCCTATTGATCGAACAATGTTCGAAAAAATCATCAAAGATGTAATTGATTTTCAAAAAAACGTGGTATTGAACTGTTTATAA
- a CDS encoding DUF1254 domain-containing protein — MRKLIILICMLFSSIIVSEEQKTPNYNNFIPPEIMTPDEVKTRIGTLEFFDGLPSENTVKLLYDNLDFIRGVDAFLNFVPAASLESVRVGHKKYGVQNSNQVVIFESLMDSNPLWLTGNTDTVYASTFIDLRKNGLTVIEIPPGMGPGTVNDAYFRYIIDMGTPGPDKGKGGKYLLVPPDFKGEVPKGYYVAKTSSYINWLILRGFLKDGSTDYSVNLLKNGLKIYPYSTKDNPEKMEFIDVSGLPVNTIHANNYMFFMELNDVIQREPVDFISPELRGILSSIGMEKGKSFSPDERLKNILTDSVAVANGTARSLAFSPREKDAYIYPDLYWQTAFVGNDYRWLKDNGTGGRFLDARTLYFYIATVNTPAMQAKLPGVGSQYAYLAVDESKNYLHGSKKYKLTLPANIPAKDFWSIVVYDPQTRSELQTSQPFPSKNNKRNTDLKFNSDGSIDLFFSPEAPEKMKSNWIQTVPNKGWFLLLRLYGPTNAYFDQTWKPGSLTLIE, encoded by the coding sequence ATGAGAAAATTGATAATTTTAATATGTATGTTATTTTCATCAATTATCGTTTCAGAGGAACAAAAAACTCCCAATTACAATAATTTTATTCCTCCTGAAATCATGACACCAGATGAAGTTAAAACAAGAATAGGAACGTTAGAATTTTTTGATGGTTTGCCAAGTGAAAATACGGTCAAATTGTTATATGATAATTTGGATTTTATAAGGGGAGTTGATGCTTTCTTAAATTTCGTTCCAGCCGCTTCGCTCGAATCAGTAAGAGTCGGACATAAAAAATATGGTGTTCAAAACTCAAATCAAGTTGTTATCTTTGAATCATTAATGGACTCTAACCCATTATGGTTAACTGGAAATACTGATACCGTTTATGCTTCTACATTTATTGATTTAAGAAAAAATGGTTTAACCGTTATTGAAATACCACCCGGAATGGGCCCTGGGACTGTTAATGATGCCTATTTTAGGTATATTATAGATATGGGGACTCCTGGACCAGATAAAGGAAAAGGCGGAAAATATTTATTAGTACCCCCTGATTTTAAAGGTGAAGTACCTAAAGGTTATTATGTTGCAAAAACCTCATCTTACATAAATTGGTTAATATTAAGGGGGTTTTTGAAGGATGGCTCTACTGATTATTCTGTAAATCTTCTTAAAAATGGTTTGAAAATATATCCTTACTCGACAAAAGATAACCCAGAAAAAATGGAATTCATTGATGTATCAGGTTTACCTGTTAACACCATTCATGCAAATAACTATATGTTTTTTATGGAATTAAATGACGTTATTCAACGTGAACCAGTGGATTTTATTAGTCCTGAACTTCGTGGAATTTTATCAAGTATCGGAATGGAAAAAGGCAAATCATTTTCACCAGATGAACGACTTAAAAATATCTTGACTGACTCTGTCGCTGTGGCCAATGGTACAGCCAGATCTCTTGCATTTAGCCCAAGAGAAAAGGATGCCTACATTTATCCTGATCTATATTGGCAAACTGCTTTTGTAGGAAATGATTATAGATGGTTAAAAGACAACGGTACTGGAGGTAGATTCTTAGATGCAAGAACTCTTTATTTTTATATCGCTACCGTAAACACGCCAGCAATGCAGGCAAAACTACCTGGAGTAGGCTCTCAATATGCTTATTTAGCAGTGGATGAAAGTAAAAACTACTTACATGGTAGTAAAAAATATAAATTAACATTGCCCGCTAATATACCTGCTAAAGATTTTTGGTCAATTGTTGTTTATGATCCTCAGACTAGATCTGAATTACAAACTTCACAACCCTTTCCAAGTAAAAATAATAAACGTAATACTGATTTAAAATTTAATTCAGATGGAAGTATAGATTTGTTTTTTTCTCCTGAAGCACCAGAGAAAATGAAAAGTAATTGGATACAAACTGTTCCTAATAAAGGTTGGTTTCTTCTTTTAAGATTATATGGTCCAACCAATGCTTATTTTGATCAGACATGGAAACCTGGTAGTTTAACCTTAATTGAATAA